From Rickettsiales bacterium:
TTATCTTCTGTGACGACCAGCGGCTCGATCACTCCAATCTCCTTGATAGATGACACAATCTGTTTGTATTTGGAGCTGGCATAAACGGCATTGGTGATGACCTTTGTTGGAACGATTGAATCCAATGGCAACTCAACCATTGTGTTCTCAAAGCTCACAGCAATTTTGCG
This genomic window contains:
- a CDS encoding ParB/RepB/Spo0J family partition protein, producing the protein MSKRQKKLNLSGRKIAVSFENTMVELPLDSIVPTKVITNAVYASSKYKQIVSSIKEIGVIEPLVVTED